One segment of Pseudomonas asgharzadehiana DNA contains the following:
- a CDS encoding C13 family peptidase has protein sequence MRPLAPLALALLLTACGDGESLLPPDARLPDGGRYRGDVVNGLLQGQGRVDYPNGSWYAGEFDKGQWHGQGEWHGSNGEVYKGQFKQGLFDGQGSLTTAGSHYVGGFSNGRRNGEGTLKEGQMTYRGEFKDDQYSGLGRLELADGSQYQGQFAHGKPNGEGQRNDDSGNQFSGHFVDGQLEGNGTFNSADGDIYVGQFKQNQLNGKGRYENADGDVWIGQFKEGALSGKGELIGVDGSHYVGQFSDWRFTGEGRLNLTDGSFYIGGFDSDNYQGRGTLVLTDGTVQAGTWVNGMRVRDADGKLLPDPLEIGVLAQGRLLDAALAAVPTSTPAVELYTLALAGDGKQSVFLREADYVSNMLASRFGARGQIRLVNHRDHIADRPLATRESLRRAVQTLAERTGPEDLVFIYLTSHGTHEHELVLDQPRMELADLPADELAAVLAPLKNRDKIVVISACYSGGFIPALKDDRTLIMTASRADRVSFGCSEEADFTYFGDALFAQAFNQTDDLQQAFKLAQLHVTEREQADNFEPSEPQMWAPKGVIAHWQLLRKQQARKALESVSMNSKEAKGN, from the coding sequence ATGCGCCCACTCGCCCCCCTCGCCCTTGCCCTGTTGCTCACCGCTTGCGGAGACGGCGAATCGCTGTTGCCGCCCGATGCGCGCCTGCCCGATGGCGGCCGTTACCGGGGCGATGTGGTCAATGGTTTGCTGCAAGGCCAGGGCCGCGTCGACTACCCCAATGGCAGTTGGTACGCCGGTGAGTTCGATAAGGGCCAGTGGCACGGCCAGGGCGAATGGCATGGCAGCAACGGCGAAGTCTATAAAGGCCAGTTCAAGCAGGGCCTGTTCGACGGCCAGGGCAGCCTGACCACGGCGGGCAGCCACTATGTCGGCGGTTTCAGCAACGGCCGGCGCAACGGCGAAGGCACCCTCAAAGAGGGGCAGATGACCTATCGCGGCGAATTCAAGGACGACCAGTATTCCGGCCTCGGCCGCCTGGAGCTGGCCGACGGCAGCCAATACCAGGGCCAGTTCGCCCACGGCAAGCCGAACGGCGAAGGCCAGCGCAACGACGACAGCGGCAACCAGTTCAGCGGCCATTTCGTCGATGGCCAGTTGGAGGGCAACGGCACCTTCAACAGCGCTGACGGCGACATCTATGTCGGCCAGTTCAAACAGAACCAACTCAACGGCAAGGGCCGTTATGAAAACGCCGACGGCGACGTGTGGATCGGCCAGTTCAAGGAGGGCGCGCTCAGCGGCAAGGGCGAGTTGATCGGGGTGGATGGCAGCCACTACGTCGGCCAGTTCAGCGACTGGCGCTTCACCGGCGAAGGCCGCCTGAACCTCACGGACGGCAGCTTCTACATCGGTGGCTTCGACAGCGACAACTATCAAGGCCGGGGCACCCTGGTACTCACCGACGGCACCGTACAGGCCGGCACATGGGTCAACGGCATGCGCGTGCGTGACGCCGACGGCAAGCTGCTGCCCGACCCTCTGGAAATCGGCGTATTGGCCCAGGGTCGCCTGCTCGATGCGGCACTCGCCGCCGTGCCCACCTCCACGCCGGCCGTCGAGCTGTATACCCTGGCGCTGGCCGGCGATGGCAAGCAAAGCGTGTTCCTGCGCGAAGCCGACTACGTCAGCAACATGCTCGCCTCACGCTTCGGCGCGCGCGGGCAGATCCGCCTGGTCAACCACCGCGACCATATCGCCGATCGCCCGCTGGCCACCCGTGAAAGCCTGCGCCGTGCCGTGCAAACCCTGGCCGAACGCACCGGGCCGGAAGACCTGGTGTTTATTTACCTGACCAGCCACGGCACCCACGAACACGAACTGGTCCTGGACCAACCGCGCATGGAACTCGCCGACCTGCCCGCCGACGAGCTGGCGGCCGTACTCGCCCCGCTGAAGAACCGCGACAAAATCGTGGTAATTTCCGCCTGCTACTCCGGAGGGTTTATCCCCGCGCTCAAAGACGATCGCACGCTGATCATGACCGCCTCGCGAGCCGACCGCGTGTCCTTCGGCTGCTCCGAAGAGGCTGACTTCACCTACTTCGGCGACGCCCTCTTCGCCCAAGCCTTCAACCAGACCGACGACCTGCAGCAAGCCTTCAAGCTGGCGCAACTGCACGTGACCGAGCGCGAACAGGCAGACAACTTCGAGCCCTCCGAACCGCAGATGTGGGCGCCTAAAGGGGTGATCGCTCACTGGCAACTATTACGCAAGCAGCAGGCACGAAAGGCGCTCGAAAGCGTCTCAATGAATAGCAAGGAAGCCAAAGGCAACTAA
- a CDS encoding oxidoreductase translates to MYLTPQHILLAGASGLTGEHLLDRLLNEPTVTRVLAPSRKPLAEHPHLENPVGDPAVLLAQLSGRVDIAFCCLGTTIKKAGSEAAFRAVDLDMVVTFAKRAREMGARHLIVISAIGADPQSSVFYNRVKGEMEQALKAQDWPQLTIVRPSLLLGERLEPRLAEQLAGPLSRLIPGKYHGIEVCELARAMWRLALEEQDGVRIVESDELRKLGK, encoded by the coding sequence ATGTACCTGACACCTCAGCATATTTTGCTCGCTGGCGCCTCTGGCCTTACCGGCGAACACCTGCTCGATCGCCTGCTCAACGAACCCACCGTCACCCGCGTACTCGCGCCCAGCCGCAAGCCCCTGGCCGAACACCCACATCTGGAAAACCCGGTGGGTGACCCGGCGGTATTGCTGGCGCAACTGAGCGGTCGCGTGGATATCGCTTTCTGCTGCCTGGGCACCACCATCAAGAAGGCCGGTTCCGAGGCGGCGTTCCGGGCTGTCGACCTGGACATGGTCGTGACCTTCGCCAAGCGCGCACGGGAAATGGGCGCGCGGCATCTGATCGTGATCAGTGCGATTGGCGCCGATCCGCAATCCTCGGTGTTCTACAACCGGGTCAAAGGCGAAATGGAGCAGGCGCTGAAGGCGCAGGATTGGCCGCAACTGACCATCGTGCGCCCGTCTCTATTACTGGGGGAACGGCTGGAACCCCGCCTGGCCGAGCAACTGGCCGGCCCGTTGTCGCGCTTGATTCCGGGCAAGTACCACGGCATCGAAGTGTGCGAACTGGCCCGCGCCATGTGGCGCCTGGCACTGGAAGAGCAGGATGGGGTGCGGATCGTCGAGTCGGATGAGCTGCGCAAACTCGGTAAGTAA
- a CDS encoding bifunctional DedA family/phosphatase PAP2 family protein, which translates to MSQWLDSITGWLTLNPQWLAMAVFVVACVECLAIAGLIVPGTVLLFAIAALAGSGALSLSETLLMGFLGGLLGDGVSYFLGRHFHQNIRRLPGLRHHPEWMNGAETYFHKYGIASLLVGRFIGPLRPMLPMVAGMCDMPFPRFALVSMLAAAGWTVAYLLPGWATGAAFRLPLPEGFWPEAGVVTACLALLLGLSLNSSLREHRRATLWVGCASLVLLIALFIGYPHLNDFDQGLSALVQEHRSPWLDETMVRVTQLGEFKKMFIASAVFTGLLLLARQWRHAIFVGAALAGTAVINTGTKLFFARGRPEILTDPLTSFSMPSGHASGAFAFFLALAVLAGRGQPIRLRLTWILLGCIPAAFIALSRVYLGVHWPSDILAGTLLAMTVCALSLTAIQYRSPLPAMRKKTWWLLLPAIVAVFSFIALTGTSHALLRYAY; encoded by the coding sequence ATGAGCCAATGGCTCGATAGCATTACCGGCTGGCTGACCCTGAACCCCCAATGGCTGGCCATGGCGGTGTTTGTCGTCGCGTGCGTGGAGTGCCTGGCCATTGCCGGCTTGATCGTGCCCGGCACGGTGTTGTTGTTCGCTATCGCCGCGCTGGCCGGCAGCGGTGCGCTGTCGTTGAGTGAAACCTTGCTGATGGGCTTTCTGGGAGGCTTATTGGGCGACGGGGTTTCCTACTTTTTAGGGCGCCATTTCCATCAGAACATCCGCCGCCTGCCCGGCCTGCGCCACCATCCGGAATGGATGAACGGCGCCGAAACCTACTTCCACAAGTACGGCATTGCCAGCCTGCTGGTCGGACGTTTCATTGGCCCATTGCGCCCCATGCTGCCGATGGTAGCGGGTATGTGCGATATGCCATTCCCGCGCTTTGCCCTGGTCAGCATGCTCGCCGCAGCCGGTTGGACGGTGGCGTATCTGCTGCCCGGCTGGGCCACCGGCGCCGCGTTCCGCTTGCCGCTGCCTGAAGGTTTCTGGCCTGAAGCGGGCGTGGTCACGGCGTGTCTGGCATTGCTGCTGGGCCTGAGCCTCAACAGCAGCCTGCGCGAACATCGACGCGCTACCTTATGGGTCGGTTGCGCCAGCCTGGTTCTGTTGATTGCGCTGTTTATCGGCTACCCGCACCTGAACGACTTCGACCAGGGCCTGAGTGCGCTGGTGCAAGAACATCGCAGCCCGTGGCTGGATGAAACCATGGTGAGGGTGACGCAGCTGGGCGAGTTCAAGAAGATGTTTATCGCCAGCGCCGTGTTCACCGGCCTGCTGTTGCTGGCTCGGCAGTGGCGTCACGCGATCTTTGTCGGCGCAGCATTGGCGGGTACGGCGGTCATCAACACCGGCACCAAGCTGTTTTTCGCGCGTGGCCGCCCCGAAATCCTGACCGACCCACTGACCAGTTTCAGCATGCCAAGCGGCCATGCATCCGGCGCCTTCGCGTTTTTCCTGGCGCTGGCGGTGTTGGCGGGTCGCGGCCAACCGATACGGCTGCGCCTGACCTGGATACTGCTGGGCTGCATTCCCGCCGCGTTTATCGCCTTGTCCCGCGTGTACCTGGGCGTGCACTGGCCCAGCGACATCCTCGCCGGCACGTTGCTGGCGATGACCGTGTGTGCGCTCAGCCTGACCGCTATCCAGTACCGCAGCCCGTTGCCGGCAATGCGCAAGAAAACCTGGTGGCTGCTGTTGCCGGCGATTGTGGCGGTGTTCAGTTTTATCGCACTCACCGGCACTTCCCACGCACTGTTGCGTTATGCCTACTAA
- a CDS encoding LON peptidase substrate-binding domain-containing protein: MSLALFPLNTVLFPGCTLDLQIFEARYLDMISRCMKKGESFGVVCILGGKEVGMAADGYALIGCEALIRDFKQQDNGLLGIRVEGGRRFRVREAGVQKDQLLVADVQWLKELPDQPLHEEDADLLALLEALAEHPMVASLDMDASAEGQQALGNQLAYLLPFTEADKIDLLQLDDPQQRLDAIQMLLDELQGELFT; this comes from the coding sequence ATGAGTCTGGCGCTGTTCCCGCTCAATACCGTGTTGTTCCCCGGTTGCACCCTCGACCTGCAAATATTTGAGGCGCGCTATCTGGATATGATCAGCCGCTGCATGAAAAAGGGCGAAAGCTTCGGCGTGGTCTGCATCCTTGGCGGCAAGGAGGTCGGCATGGCGGCGGATGGCTATGCATTGATTGGCTGCGAAGCGCTGATTCGCGACTTCAAGCAGCAGGACAACGGCCTGCTCGGCATTCGCGTCGAAGGCGGCCGCCGTTTCCGCGTGCGGGAGGCCGGGGTGCAGAAGGACCAACTGCTGGTGGCTGACGTGCAATGGCTTAAAGAGTTGCCGGACCAGCCACTGCACGAAGAAGATGCTGATTTGCTGGCCTTGCTTGAAGCACTGGCGGAGCACCCGATGGTCGCATCGTTGGACATGGACGCCAGTGCCGAAGGCCAGCAAGCCTTGGGCAATCAGTTGGCTTACCTCTTGCCCTTCACCGAAGCCGACAAGATCGACCTGTTGCAACTCGATGACCCGCAGCAGCGCCTGGACGCGATCCAGATGCTGCTCGACGAGTTGCAGGGTGAACTCTTCACTTAG
- the nadD gene encoding nicotinate-nucleotide adenylyltransferase gives MAKRIGLLGGTFDPVHIGHLRSALEVADALALDELRLTPNFRPPHRDTPQVSPQQRLQMVRLAVEGIPPLVVDDRELKRDKPSYTVDTLELMRAELAADDQLFLLLGWDAFCGLPSWHRWEELLQHCHILVLQRPDADSEPPDALRNLLAARSVSDPLALTGPNGNIAFVWQTPLAVSATQIRQLLASGKSVRFLVPDAVLAYIDAHGLYRASN, from the coding sequence ATGGCTAAACGCATCGGGCTGCTCGGCGGTACTTTCGACCCCGTGCACATCGGCCATTTGCGCAGTGCCCTGGAAGTCGCGGATGCCCTGGCGCTGGATGAGCTGCGCCTGACCCCCAATTTCCGGCCGCCGCATCGCGACACGCCGCAAGTGTCACCGCAACAACGTTTGCAAATGGTACGCCTGGCCGTAGAGGGCATACCGCCGCTGGTGGTGGACGATCGTGAACTCAAGCGCGATAAACCGTCCTACACTGTCGACACCCTGGAACTGATGCGCGCCGAGTTGGCCGCGGATGACCAGCTGTTTCTGCTTTTGGGCTGGGACGCATTTTGCGGCCTGCCCTCTTGGCATCGCTGGGAGGAACTCCTCCAGCATTGCCACATCCTGGTGCTGCAACGCCCGGATGCCGACAGCGAACCGCCGGATGCCTTGCGCAACCTGCTGGCCGCGCGGTCGGTAAGTGACCCCTTGGCCCTGACCGGGCCGAACGGGAATATTGCATTCGTCTGGCAAACCCCGCTTGCGGTGTCTGCCACCCAGATCCGTCAACTGCTGGCCAGCGGGAAGTCGGTACGTTTCCTGGTGCCTGACGCGGTCCTGGCCTACATCGATGCGCACGGGCTTTACCGTGCGTCGAACTGA
- the ubiX gene encoding flavin prenyltransferase UbiX produces MSGPERVTLAMTGASGAPYGLRLLDCLVREDREVHFLISKAAQLVLATETEVQLPPKVQMMQAFLTEYTGAAAGQIKVYGKEDWMSPVASGSGAPAAMVVVPCSTGTLSAIATGACNNLIERAADVTLKERRQLILVPREAPYSSIHLEHMLKLSNMGVTILPASPGFYHQPQTIDDLVDFVVARILNLLSIPQDMLPRWGEHHLSSDE; encoded by the coding sequence GTGAGCGGGCCGGAACGCGTTACCCTGGCGATGACCGGCGCCTCGGGCGCGCCTTACGGTCTGCGCCTGCTCGATTGTTTGGTGCGTGAAGACCGTGAGGTGCATTTCCTGATCTCCAAAGCGGCGCAATTGGTGCTGGCTACCGAGACGGAGGTGCAGCTGCCGCCCAAGGTGCAGATGATGCAAGCCTTCCTCACCGAATACACCGGTGCGGCGGCGGGGCAGATCAAGGTGTATGGCAAAGAGGACTGGATGTCGCCGGTGGCTTCGGGCTCCGGTGCGCCGGCCGCGATGGTGGTGGTGCCGTGCTCTACCGGCACCTTGTCGGCGATTGCCACGGGGGCCTGCAATAATTTGATCGAGCGCGCGGCGGACGTGACGTTGAAGGAGCGTCGCCAGTTGATCCTGGTACCGCGCGAGGCGCCATATTCGAGTATTCATCTGGAGCACATGCTCAAGCTGTCGAATATGGGCGTGACCATCTTGCCGGCATCGCCAGGCTTTTATCACCAGCCGCAAACCATCGATGACCTGGTGGATTTTGTGGTGGCTCGCATTCTCAACCTGCTGAGCATCCCCCAGGACATGCTGCCGCGTTGGGGCGAGCACCATCTGAGCAGCGATGAATAA
- a CDS encoding YceK/YidQ family lipoprotein: protein MNKALLLVLALHLSGCATARTLDAAQPGAPVVYAGTRLDVYAINGGCCAKDRFGAEAPSYPGVDLPASALLDTLLLPLSVLTVLGVGFNATGGL from the coding sequence ATGAATAAGGCGCTGCTGCTGGTGTTGGCGCTGCACCTGAGCGGCTGCGCCACCGCGCGCACGCTGGACGCGGCGCAACCGGGCGCGCCGGTGGTATATGCCGGCACGCGGCTGGACGTGTATGCGATAAATGGTGGCTGCTGCGCCAAGGACCGGTTTGGCGCCGAGGCGCCGAGCTACCCCGGCGTCGACCTGCCGGCCAGTGCGTTGCTCGATACGCTGCTGTTGCCGTTGTCGGTGTTGACGGTGCTGGGAGTTGGATTCAACGCAACCGGCGGACTCTAG
- a CDS encoding CidA/LrgA family protein produces the protein MLLRGLTWLVLFQLIGTAINHLLLPVLPGPIIGLLLMLGYLVWRGEVGEPLSLAASSLLRYLPLLLVPPAVGVMVYAKDIAADFWAIVGALVLSLVVAMAFVGVLMQQMVKRKEKDQ, from the coding sequence ATGCTGTTACGCGGGCTGACATGGCTGGTGTTGTTTCAATTGATCGGCACGGCCATCAATCATTTATTGCTGCCGGTGCTGCCGGGGCCGATCATCGGCCTGCTGCTGATGCTGGGTTATCTGGTGTGGCGTGGCGAAGTCGGCGAGCCCCTGAGCCTGGCGGCCAGCAGCCTGCTGCGTTACCTACCGTTGCTGCTGGTGCCGCCGGCGGTGGGGGTGATGGTGTACGCCAAGGATATCGCCGCCGACTTCTGGGCCATCGTCGGCGCGTTGGTGTTGTCGCTGGTGGTGGCCATGGCCTTTGTCGGTGTGCTGATGCAGCAGATGGTCAAGCGCAAGGAGAAGGACCAATGA
- the rsfS gene encoding ribosome silencing factor: MTNKDVSKVKRKGTFKSAPLPVEAHVGPELAGEELVKVAVAALEDVKAQDIQVLDVRDKQSITDFMIIATGTSNRQIGAMLDKVREAVKAQGVKPLGEEGKGDSDWVLLDMDDVIVHMMTSNARQFYDLERLWKGAEQSRAADGKHHSPEVGHAHFDKLNKDQE, encoded by the coding sequence ATGACGAACAAAGACGTAAGCAAAGTTAAGCGCAAAGGCACCTTCAAAAGCGCCCCGCTGCCGGTCGAAGCCCATGTTGGCCCGGAACTGGCTGGCGAAGAGCTGGTGAAAGTCGCCGTTGCCGCCCTGGAAGACGTGAAGGCCCAGGACATCCAGGTCCTGGACGTACGCGACAAGCAGAGCATCACCGACTTCATGATCATCGCCACCGGTACCTCCAACCGCCAGATCGGCGCGATGCTGGACAAGGTTCGCGAAGCCGTCAAAGCCCAGGGCGTCAAGCCACTGGGTGAAGAAGGCAAGGGCGACAGCGACTGGGTGTTGCTGGACATGGACGACGTGATCGTTCACATGATGACCTCCAACGCCCGCCAGTTCTACGACCTGGAGCGTCTGTGGAAAGGCGCCGAGCAGAGCCGTGCCGCCGATGGCAAGCACCACAGCCCGGAAGTGGGCCACGCACACTTCGACAAGCTCAACAAAGACCAGGAATAA
- a CDS encoding LrgB family protein, whose product MMFDWHGAWTAVIHHPLFGIGITLGAYQLVLAGFEKTRWIFLQPVLVSMLLVIGVLLTCGLSYAEYRKSTEILGVLLGPATVALAVPLYLNLRRIRQLFWPIFTTLVIGGVLATGLCVLLGWWFGAEHMMLMTMAPKSVTSPIAMLVAEQIGGVAALAAVFVLITGVVGAMVGPALLTLLRVHGPEARGMALGMTAHAVGTSVALQESEECGAFAALAMSLMGVATAVFLPLAVSVIV is encoded by the coding sequence ATGATGTTCGACTGGCACGGCGCGTGGACGGCGGTGATCCATCACCCGCTGTTCGGCATCGGCATCACCCTCGGCGCCTATCAGCTGGTGCTGGCGGGCTTTGAGAAAACCCGCTGGATCTTCCTGCAACCGGTGCTGGTCTCTATGCTTTTGGTGATCGGGGTGTTGCTCACTTGCGGCTTGAGTTACGCCGAGTACCGCAAGAGCACCGAGATCCTGGGGGTTCTGCTCGGCCCTGCGACAGTGGCCCTGGCCGTGCCGCTTTATCTGAACCTGCGACGGATTCGCCAATTGTTCTGGCCGATTTTTACTACGCTGGTAATAGGCGGGGTGCTGGCCACCGGCCTGTGTGTGCTGCTCGGCTGGTGGTTTGGCGCCGAACACATGATGTTGATGACCATGGCGCCCAAGTCGGTGACCTCGCCGATTGCCATGTTGGTGGCCGAGCAGATTGGCGGCGTGGCGGCCCTGGCGGCCGTGTTCGTACTGATAACCGGTGTGGTGGGCGCGATGGTCGGCCCGGCGCTGCTGACGCTTCTGCGCGTACACGGCCCCGAGGCGCGTGGCATGGCCCTGGGCATGACCGCCCACGCGGTCGGCACCTCGGTGGCCCTGCAGGAAAGCGAAGAGTGCGGTGCCTTTGCGGCGCTGGCCATGAGTCTGATGGGCGTGGCTACGGCGGTCTTCCTACCGCTGGCCGTGTCGGTAATTGTTTAA
- the rlmH gene encoding 23S rRNA (pseudouridine(1915)-N(3))-methyltransferase RlmH has protein sequence MRLRLIAVGSRMPKWVEEGWHEYAKRLPAELSLELVEIPLNTRGKNADVARFIRQEGEAMLAKVGPNERIVTLEVHGKPWSTEQLAVELDRWRLDSRTVNFMVGGPEGLAPEVCARADQRWSLSALTLPHPLVRILIGEQLYRAWTVLSGHPYHK, from the coding sequence GTGCGCCTGCGTCTGATCGCTGTCGGTTCACGCATGCCCAAGTGGGTGGAAGAAGGCTGGCACGAGTATGCCAAGCGTCTGCCCGCCGAGCTGTCGCTTGAGCTGGTGGAAATACCGCTCAATACCCGGGGCAAGAATGCCGACGTGGCGCGTTTTATCCGCCAGGAAGGCGAAGCCATGCTGGCCAAGGTCGGCCCCAACGAGCGCATCGTCACCCTCGAAGTGCACGGCAAGCCCTGGAGCACCGAGCAACTGGCGGTGGAACTGGATCGCTGGCGCCTGGATTCGCGCACGGTCAACTTCATGGTCGGTGGCCCCGAGGGGCTGGCGCCGGAAGTGTGCGCGCGGGCGGATCAGCGCTGGTCGCTCTCGGCGCTGACGCTGCCGCACCCGTTGGTAAGGATTCTGATCGGTGAACAGCTGTATCGCGCCTGGACAGTTCTGTCCGGGCACCCTTACCACAAATAA
- a CDS encoding DNA-3-methyladenine glycosylase, which produces MPSPLPKRPASALPDSFFDRDAQILACQLLGKVIRHRVGEIWLSARIIETEAYYLAEKGSHASLGYTEKRKALFLDGGHIYMYYARGGDSLNFSAHGPGNAVLIKSAYPWVDNVSGPASLAQMLLNNPNADGSPRTSQKLCAGQTLLCKALGLKVPMWDAKRFDQELLYVEDVGQVPTQIIQTTRLGIPSGRDAHLMYRFVDAGYAPYCTRNPLRRGQVEGRDYFLIG; this is translated from the coding sequence ATGCCCAGCCCATTGCCCAAACGCCCCGCCAGCGCCCTGCCCGACAGCTTCTTCGACCGTGACGCGCAGATACTCGCGTGCCAATTGCTCGGAAAAGTCATACGCCATCGCGTCGGCGAAATCTGGCTTTCGGCGCGAATTATTGAAACCGAAGCCTATTACCTGGCCGAAAAAGGCAGCCACGCCTCACTCGGCTACACAGAAAAGCGTAAGGCTTTGTTTCTGGATGGTGGCCATATCTACATGTACTACGCCCGTGGCGGCGACTCCCTGAACTTCAGTGCCCATGGCCCGGGCAATGCGGTGCTGATCAAATCGGCCTACCCGTGGGTCGATAATGTCTCCGGCCCCGCCAGCCTCGCGCAGATGCTGCTGAACAACCCAAACGCCGACGGCAGCCCGCGCACCTCGCAAAAGCTATGCGCGGGGCAGACGCTGCTATGCAAGGCATTGGGGCTGAAAGTGCCCATGTGGGATGCCAAGCGGTTCGACCAGGAGCTGCTGTATGTAGAAGATGTGGGCCAGGTGCCCACGCAGATTATCCAGACCACGCGGCTGGGTATTCCCAGCGGGCGTGACGCGCATTTGATGTACCGCTTCGTCGATGCTGGCTATGCGCCTTACTGCACACGGAACCCGCTGCGTCGGGGCCAGGTCGAAGGCCGCGACTATTTTTTGATTGGATGA
- a CDS encoding glutamate-5-semialdehyde dehydrogenase, translating to MTESVLDYMTRLGRAARQASRLIARASTAQKNRALLAAADALDASRSELAAANELDLANGRANGLEPALLDRLALTPARIDDMIEGLRQVAKLPDPIGEIRDMRYLPSGIQVGKMRVPLGVIGIIYESRPNVTIDAASLCLKSGNATILRGGSEAINSNRAIAACIQQGLAVAELPAEVVQVVETTDRAAVGALITMPEYVDVIVPRGGKSLIERVSRDAKVPVIKHLDGVCHVFIDIAADLDKAIRIADNAKTHRYAPCNTMETLLVHAGIAERVLPPLAAIYRDKGVELRGCERTRALLGADVIEATEQDWYTEYTAPILSIRIVDDLDQAIEHINKYGSKHTDAIVSEHFSDARRFLNEVDSASVMVNASTRFADGFEYGLGAEIGISTDKLHARGPVGLEGLTSEKYVVFGDGHVRT from the coding sequence ATGACTGAGTCCGTTCTTGACTACATGACCCGCCTGGGTCGCGCTGCCCGGCAGGCCTCGCGGTTGATCGCCCGTGCGAGCACGGCGCAGAAGAACCGCGCCTTGCTGGCGGCCGCCGATGCTCTGGATGCTTCGCGCTCCGAGCTCGCCGCCGCCAACGAGCTGGACCTGGCCAACGGCCGCGCCAATGGCTTGGAGCCGGCCCTGCTGGACCGCCTGGCACTGACGCCGGCACGTATCGACGACATGATCGAAGGCCTGCGTCAGGTGGCCAAGCTGCCTGACCCCATCGGTGAAATCCGCGATATGCGCTACCTGCCGTCCGGCATCCAGGTCGGCAAGATGCGCGTGCCCCTGGGCGTGATCGGTATCATCTATGAGTCGCGTCCGAACGTGACCATCGACGCCGCGAGCCTGTGCCTCAAGTCCGGCAACGCCACCATCCTGCGTGGCGGCTCCGAGGCGATCAATTCCAACCGTGCCATTGCCGCCTGCATCCAGCAGGGCCTGGCCGTGGCCGAGTTGCCGGCCGAAGTGGTGCAAGTGGTCGAGACCACCGACCGCGCCGCCGTGGGGGCGCTGATCACCATGCCGGAGTACGTCGATGTGATCGTGCCGCGCGGTGGCAAGAGCCTGATCGAGCGTGTCAGCCGTGATGCCAAGGTGCCTGTCATCAAGCACCTGGACGGTGTATGCCACGTGTTCATCGACATCGCCGCCGACCTCGACAAGGCGATCCGTATCGCCGACAACGCCAAGACCCATCGCTACGCGCCGTGCAACACCATGGAAACCCTGCTGGTGCATGCCGGCATTGCCGAGCGCGTGCTGCCGCCGCTGGCTGCCATCTACCGCGATAAGGGTGTCGAGTTGCGAGGCTGCGAGCGCACCCGTGCGCTGTTGGGCGCGGACGTGATCGAGGCGACCGAGCAGGACTGGTACACCGAATACACGGCGCCGATCCTGTCGATCCGCATCGTTGACGACCTGGACCAAGCCATCGAACACATCAATAAGTACGGTTCCAAGCACACCGACGCCATTGTTTCCGAGCATTTCAGCGATGCGCGACGTTTCCTCAACGAAGTGGATTCCGCTTCGGTGATGGTCAACGCCTCGACGCGTTTTGCCGATGGCTTCGAGTATGGCCTGGGGGCGGAGATCGGTATTTCCACCGACAAGCTCCACGCCCGTGGCCCGGTTGGCCTCGAAGGCCTGACCAGCGAGAAGTACGTGGTGTTTGGCGACGGTCATGTGCGCACTTGA
- a CDS encoding MaoC family dehydratase — MPYVPVAQLNDYVGKELGRSEWLTIDQARINLFAEATGDHQFIHVDPVKAAQTPFGSTIAHGFLSLSLMPMLMEDILIMPEGLKMAINYGLDSVRFIQPVKVDSKVRLNVTLTSVTEKKPGQWLFKATATLEIEGQEKPAYIAESLSLCFV, encoded by the coding sequence ATGCCCTATGTACCCGTAGCGCAGCTCAACGATTATGTCGGCAAGGAACTGGGACGTTCCGAATGGCTCACCATCGACCAGGCCCGTATCAACCTGTTCGCAGAGGCCACCGGCGATCATCAGTTCATCCACGTCGACCCGGTCAAGGCCGCGCAAACCCCGTTCGGCAGCACCATCGCCCACGGTTTCCTGTCGCTGTCGCTGATGCCCATGTTGATGGAAGACATTCTGATCATGCCCGAAGGCCTGAAGATGGCGATCAACTACGGCCTGGACAGCGTGCGCTTTATCCAGCCGGTGAAGGTCGACTCCAAGGTGCGCCTTAACGTGACCCTGACAAGTGTCACCGAGAAAAAACCTGGCCAGTGGCTGTTCAAGGCCACCGCCACCCTTGAGATCGAGGGCCAGGAAAAACCGGCTTACATCGCCGAGTCGCTGTCACTCTGCTTCGTATAA